In Sporomusaceae bacterium, the following are encoded in one genomic region:
- a CDS encoding MoaD/ThiS family protein, with amino-acid sequence MRIRFASPLAKRLGAGECTIDAPQPLTVDEIVAILAGRFSHTEVFRDGTADGFVPYVWMAFKNGRYLLNPDDRLDDTDELEFIPPIMGG; translated from the coding sequence ATGCGCATCAGATTTGCCAGCCCGCTAGCGAAACGCCTGGGCGCCGGGGAATGCACCATCGACGCTCCGCAGCCGCTCACGGTCGACGAAATCGTCGCCATCCTGGCCGGCCGCTTCTCCCATACCGAGGTTTTCCGCGACGGCACGGCCGACGGCTTCGTGCCCTACGTCTGGATGGCGTTCAAAAACGGCCGGTATCTGCTCAACCCCGACGACAGACTCGACGACACCGACGAACTGGAATTTATTCCCCCGATAATGGGCGGATGA
- a CDS encoding serine hydrolase domain-containing protein, protein MKRFFGAGLVLVCLLAVCLPLASAGDGGTAKVTARTEIWKDINAGATGSAAVAIMDDGKFVYSEGFGMADREKGIPVDRHTIFNMGSVSKVYVATAIMLLVDEGKVDLDQPVTRYLPEFTMADERYKDITVRMTLNHTSGIPGTTGANNFGFAFNKDVYKDTLDTLALSNLKHRPGEMNPYCNDGFTLAEMIVVRVSGQSFPDFLNERVLRPLGISNTGPGVGMRQETKTVRAAKYYPPGRLHAEPLEVLSVLAAGGLSASAEDLCRFADSFAGKGPQILSAKALAEIKKVQSPEFNGKLRGPDVSFGLGWDVTDHERYRVQGIKVLGKSGGTGTYTTMMFAVPDKRIAVAVIASGARSGAIAIADRVLEAYLVDKGLMKKEVKAVTPPVKAQPAPESLRAFAGYYATGNALYKVALDIEKGALTVYNVAGETETPVVTGVYNNGYFHAKGEMLYFTVSGDRRYLAKHDPAWMVDTISSEKIEPVAAPVKLAAQVEGRKWLRRNAKPFEGSMGVADYVVEGGLIKALPGYIEFGGVKRIESPLFAGMPVKSMRDLSELRLVDRDGRLWAWCNGALFMPADMAATLEDDKATGVIGADGFAEWLKVTEDSVLSFAKPAQGRVLVYDAAGALLYDSVLDSGEVFVAAGGFVAMTGNAGDAFTVMAKAAGN, encoded by the coding sequence ATGAAACGGTTTTTCGGGGCCGGCTTGGTGCTGGTCTGCCTGCTGGCGGTTTGTCTGCCCCTGGCGTCGGCCGGGGATGGCGGGACGGCCAAGGTGACCGCCCGCACGGAGATCTGGAAGGACATCAATGCCGGGGCTACCGGCAGCGCGGCCGTCGCCATCATGGACGACGGGAAGTTCGTTTATTCCGAGGGCTTCGGGATGGCCGACCGCGAGAAAGGCATCCCGGTCGACAGGCATACCATTTTCAATATGGGCTCGGTGAGCAAGGTTTATGTGGCGACGGCGATCATGCTGCTGGTCGACGAGGGCAAGGTGGATCTCGACCAGCCGGTGACAAGGTATCTGCCCGAATTTACGATGGCGGACGAGCGCTACAAGGACATTACGGTGAGGATGACGCTCAACCATACCTCAGGCATACCGGGCACGACCGGAGCGAATAATTTCGGGTTCGCTTTTAATAAGGACGTTTACAAGGATACGCTGGACACGCTGGCGCTGTCCAACCTGAAGCACCGGCCGGGCGAGATGAACCCGTACTGCAACGACGGGTTCACATTGGCGGAGATGATCGTCGTCAGGGTCTCGGGGCAGAGCTTCCCGGATTTCCTGAATGAGCGGGTATTAAGGCCGCTGGGGATCAGCAACACCGGGCCGGGTGTCGGCATGAGGCAGGAGACGAAAACGGTGAGGGCGGCGAAGTATTATCCGCCCGGCAGGCTGCACGCCGAGCCGCTGGAGGTGCTTTCGGTGCTGGCGGCGGGCGGGCTGTCGGCGTCGGCGGAGGATCTGTGCCGGTTCGCCGATTCGTTCGCGGGAAAAGGCCCGCAGATATTGTCGGCCAAGGCGCTGGCGGAGATCAAGAAGGTGCAGTCGCCCGAGTTCAACGGCAAGCTGCGCGGCCCCGATGTGAGCTTCGGGCTGGGCTGGGACGTGACCGACCACGAACGCTACCGGGTTCAGGGGATAAAGGTGCTCGGCAAGAGCGGCGGTACGGGGACTTATACCACGATGATGTTTGCCGTGCCTGACAAGCGGATCGCGGTGGCGGTGATCGCCAGCGGAGCGCGGAGCGGCGCGATCGCCATCGCCGACAGGGTGCTGGAAGCGTATCTTGTCGACAAGGGGCTTATGAAGAAAGAAGTCAAGGCTGTGACGCCGCCGGTCAAAGCGCAGCCCGCGCCCGAATCGCTCAGGGCTTTTGCGGGCTACTACGCCACCGGCAACGCGCTGTATAAAGTGGCGCTCGATATAGAAAAGGGCGCTCTGACCGTCTACAACGTGGCCGGCGAGACGGAGACCCCGGTGGTGACGGGGGTATACAACAACGGCTATTTCCACGCAAAAGGGGAAATGCTGTATTTTACGGTTTCCGGCGACCGGCGTTATTTGGCGAAGCACGATCCGGCCTGGATGGTGGATACGATCAGCAGCGAAAAAATCGAGCCTGTTGCCGCGCCGGTAAAGCTGGCGGCCCAGGTCGAAGGCCGGAAATGGCTGCGGCGGAACGCGAAACCTTTTGAGGGCTCGATGGGCGTGGCCGATTATGTCGTCGAAGGCGGCCTGATCAAGGCGCTGCCGGGCTATATCGAGTTTGGCGGCGTGAAGAGGATCGAGTCGCCGCTTTTCGCCGGGATGCCGGTCAAGTCGATGCGCGATTTATCGGAGCTCCGCCTGGTCGACAGGGACGGACGGCTGTGGGCGTGGTGCAACGGGGCGCTGTTCATGCCTGCCGATATGGCGGCAACGCTGGAGGACGACAAGGCGACCGGCGTGATTGGCGCGGACGGGTTTGCCGAATGGCTGAAGGTGACCGAGGACAGCGTGCTGAGCTTTGCGAAACCGGCGCAGGGCCGGGTGCTGGTGTACGACGCCGCAGGGGCGCTGCTGTATGACAGCGTGTTGGACAGCGGCGAGGTGTTTGTGGCCGCCGGCGGCTTCGTGGCGATGACCGGCAACGCCGGGGATGCCTTTACGGTGATGGCGAAGGCGGCCGGCAATTAG
- a CDS encoding proline iminopeptidase-family hydrolase encodes MGITAATEGKIAVSGGQVWYRIVGREKAGAPVLMVHGGPGAPHDYLEPLAALADERPVVFYDQLGCGNSDRPDDPSLWTTARFVEELAAVRAALGLGEVHILGQSWGTMLAVEYMLAKKPGGVRSLVLTAPFLSAPLWIADQRAYLAAMPDEVRQVVAAAEAKGDYESPAYQEAVMAFYRKHLCLLDPWPEPVQRTFEKMGVPVYLSMFGPSEFTATGSLKDADLVGRLGEITVPVLFTCGSQDEATPATTRLYQRALPGSELVVFADTSHQHHLEKPDEYLAAVRGFLARTEGRK; translated from the coding sequence ATGGGGATAACGGCGGCGACGGAGGGGAAGATAGCGGTCAGCGGCGGGCAGGTGTGGTACCGGATCGTCGGACGGGAGAAGGCCGGGGCGCCTGTGCTCATGGTGCACGGAGGACCGGGGGCGCCCCACGATTATCTGGAGCCTTTGGCGGCGTTGGCCGACGAGCGGCCGGTGGTTTTTTACGACCAGCTGGGCTGCGGCAATTCCGACCGACCGGACGACCCGTCGCTGTGGACGACCGCTCGGTTCGTGGAGGAGCTGGCGGCGGTGCGGGCGGCGCTCGGTCTGGGTGAGGTGCATATCCTCGGTCAGTCGTGGGGTACGATGCTGGCAGTCGAGTATATGCTCGCCAAGAAGCCCGGCGGGGTCCGCAGCCTGGTGCTGACGGCGCCCTTTCTGAGCGCTCCGCTGTGGATCGCCGACCAGCGCGCTTATCTCGCCGCCATGCCGGACGAGGTGCGGCAGGTGGTGGCGGCGGCCGAAGCGAAGGGCGATTACGAATCGCCCGCGTATCAGGAGGCGGTGATGGCGTTTTACCGGAAGCACCTGTGCCTGCTCGATCCGTGGCCTGAGCCGGTGCAGCGGACATTTGAAAAGATGGGGGTGCCGGTTTACCTGAGCATGTTCGGGCCGAGCGAGTTCACCGCGACCGGCAGCCTGAAGGATGCCGACCTTGTCGGCCGCCTCGGGGAGATAACCGTCCCGGTGCTGTTCACCTGCGGCAGCCAGGACGAGGCGACGCCGGCGACGACGCGGCTGTACCAGCGAGCGCTGCCCGGGTCGGAGCTTGTGGTGTTCGCCGATACTTCCCACCAGCATCACCTGGAAAAACCCGACGAATACCTAGCGGCGGTGCGCGGCTTTCTGGCGCGGACCGAGGGCAGGAAGTAG